The following proteins are encoded in a genomic region of Hydra vulgaris chromosome 05, alternate assembly HydraT2T_AEP:
- the LOC136080151 gene encoding uncharacterized protein LOC136080151, translating into MRNKAKTHEECRKSVCFLCMRKGDRELNDFIIGRIHKLLKTDIDFADERVPQAICNACRTLLQKRDVGDMSVSLPAIYNFSAIIVKPLTRTSGPCDCLICQIAKLKLNQKHPLAPKEQNRNLDQGESSKPGPSPKSRLQASEKRCAQCLSILARGFRHSCTIGTRHQNLQALVQSDPVGAEQIASAIISSKDASPGGTVRLSQARGGQLFPLTPGPASARKSTSSTLTMQSLLNVQLNTGLSNTGMRQLASTLNKATETRLVEPFFQQKFAAVGKSLNDFFQLSVVNISAEKGKAEEKRTIIHCKNLEDLTNKVLLSREYGSNHFVKLGIDGGG; encoded by the exons ATGCgaaataaagcaaaaacacatGAAGAATGCAGAAAGTCTGTTTGTTTTCTTTGCATGAGGAAAGGAGACCGAGAGTTAAATGACTTTATCATTGGAAGAATTCACAAATTGTTGAAAACAGACATTGACTTTGCAGATGAAAGAGTCCCACAGGCTATTTGCAATGCTTGCCGAACTCTCTTGCAAAAAAGAGATGTTGGGGACATGAGTGTTTCACTTCCTGCAATCTACAACTTCTCTGCAATCATTGTCAAGCCTTTGACACGAACATCTGGTCCATGTGACTGCCTCATTTGCCAAATAGCAAAACTCAAGCTCAACCAGAAACATCCCTTGGCACCAAAAGAACAGAACAGAAACCTTGACCAAGGTGAATCTTCTAAGCCTGGCCCTTCACCAAAGTCCCGCTTACAGGCATCAGAGAAAAGATGCGCACAATGTTTGTCCATTCTTGCAAGAGGTTTCAGACATTCATGCACAATCGGAACAAGACACCAAAACTTGCAAGCATTGGTCCAGTCAGATCCTGTTGGTGCTGAGCAAATTGCATCTGCCATCATCAGCTCAAAGGATGCATCTCCTGGAGGAACTGTCCGGCTGAGTCAAGCAAGAGGAGGGCAGTTATTTCCATTAACACCAG GCCCAGCATCTGCACGCAAATCAACCAGTTCAACACTTACAATGCAAAGCTTGTTAAATGTTCAGTTGAACACAGGACTATCCAACACGGGAATGCGACAACTTGCCTCAACACTTAACAAAGCAACAGAAACTCGACTAGTTGAGCCATTTTTCCAGCAAAAGTTTGCTGCTGTAGGAAAATCGTTGAATGATTTCTTTCAACTATCAGTTGTCAACATTTCAGCAGAAAAAGGAAAAGCTGAAGAGAAGAGAACAATCATTCACTGCAAAAATCTTGAGGACTTAACCAACAAGGTGTTGTTGTCAAGGGAATACGGCTCCAATCATTTTGTCAAGCTTGGCATTGATGGAGGAGGATAA